A stretch of Pseudomonas sp. CCC3.1 DNA encodes these proteins:
- a CDS encoding conjugal transfer protein TraG N-terminal domain-containing protein — MTLYTNDYLEYYLTLVGWIINNGIWAMIADTGLFALPISIIVIREWLKVRGEGADEGNKGVLSLARIETNIYVGYFVVALCGVPAVNVSFDSLAFDQSRSQQCQYNLPSPTETGWNKTFSSLAGKTAQIPLWWAFMHALSKALTSGAVAAIPCGTDLRQLRMDVDRTRINNPLLAQEVADFTHDCYGPSRARLFMRNPEVVAEQDKMGAFSDLSWIGSRYFLNTPGYYDTDYSKTPRTSWPYNPTRDAGLPQVTGGGGYPTCNQWWSDGGTGLKARLVDQIGPDTLTQLIGWAKWMSPEQINESFVRQLVSPSNQVQGAVYSDYGGQIDGTIWNGLARATGTLGVAVGSLGYFPAMDMVRQALPMVMAFLKMAIVICIPLVLIVGAYQLKVAMTTSVIFFALIFVDFWFQLARWVDSTILDALYGSGSPHLSFDPLMGLNTATQDAILNFVMGAMFIILPMFWIGALGWVGVNAGNALSGLTDGSKSIQQAGGAAGGLAQSGIKSITSGKE, encoded by the coding sequence ATGACCCTCTACACCAATGACTACCTGGAGTATTACCTCACTCTGGTCGGCTGGATCATCAACAACGGCATCTGGGCAATGATTGCGGACACTGGGTTGTTTGCCCTGCCCATCAGCATCATCGTGATTCGAGAATGGTTAAAGGTACGCGGGGAAGGTGCAGACGAGGGTAACAAAGGCGTGCTCTCTTTAGCCCGGATCGAGACTAACATTTACGTCGGCTATTTCGTTGTAGCGCTGTGCGGAGTGCCAGCGGTCAATGTGAGTTTCGACTCGCTCGCATTCGATCAAAGCAGGTCTCAGCAATGCCAATACAATCTACCTTCACCTACAGAGACTGGCTGGAATAAAACATTCAGCTCTTTAGCCGGAAAAACCGCTCAGATACCTCTGTGGTGGGCCTTTATGCATGCCTTGTCCAAGGCGTTGACGAGCGGTGCTGTCGCGGCTATTCCTTGTGGCACAGACCTACGGCAACTACGGATGGACGTAGATCGCACGCGCATTAACAACCCCTTGCTAGCTCAGGAAGTTGCCGACTTTACTCACGATTGTTATGGCCCTTCTCGCGCTCGACTGTTTATGCGCAACCCCGAAGTGGTGGCCGAGCAAGACAAAATGGGTGCCTTCTCGGACTTGAGTTGGATTGGGTCACGATACTTTCTAAACACCCCCGGCTATTACGACACCGACTACTCCAAAACCCCCAGAACATCCTGGCCCTACAACCCAACGCGAGATGCGGGGTTGCCGCAGGTTACGGGAGGTGGTGGCTATCCAACCTGTAATCAGTGGTGGAGTGACGGCGGGACTGGTTTGAAAGCCCGACTGGTGGATCAAATAGGCCCAGATACACTGACGCAACTAATCGGGTGGGCGAAGTGGATGTCGCCTGAACAAATAAACGAGTCTTTCGTGCGTCAATTGGTCTCCCCTTCAAATCAAGTTCAAGGCGCCGTGTACTCGGACTACGGTGGGCAAATTGATGGGACTATTTGGAACGGCCTGGCCCGGGCAACGGGTACGCTCGGAGTTGCAGTTGGTTCTCTAGGGTACTTCCCGGCAATGGATATGGTTCGCCAGGCTTTGCCAATGGTTATGGCATTTTTGAAAATGGCTATAGTGATTTGTATTCCGTTGGTGCTTATTGTGGGCGCTTATCAACTCAAAGTTGCAATGACAACGTCCGTGATTTTTTTCGCGCTGATTTTCGTAGACTTCTGGTTCCAGTTGGCCCGCTGGGTAGACAGCACAATTTTAGATGCACTCTATGGCTCTGGATCACCACATCTAAGCTTTGATCCGTTGATGGGGTTAAATACCGCCACTCAAGATGCCATATTGAATTTCGTGATGGGGGCGATGTTTATAATTTTACCAATGTTCTGGATAGGTGCACTTGGCTGGGTAGGAGTGAATGCGGGCAATGCCCTCTCAGGTTTGACTGATGGCAGCAAATCCATACAACAAGCTGGAGGAGCAGCAGGAGGACTGGCCCAGAGCGGAATAAAATCAATCACTTCGGGCAAAGAATAG
- a CDS encoding integrating conjugative element protein — protein MKITPWLIGALCSLSSATAWCADPINASSSGSVIGDEVLYSIGGGSAVAMGSAGNMQSIQVGGGWNNNLVCGNMSMTNTLENQLNGATAGFQNIMSTVVQNATGAVASLPALILQRANPALYNLITNGILQARLDFDRSKSTCRAIGEKMADIAGNQMGWGKLAEGQAMAQTMTSNTDAVSAVEQVEKKSGNDGVTWVGGNRAGGSGQKPIQIVGDVTKAGYNLLNKRAADDTSSISKESCNNGMVCNVWSSPQETSAFAIRVLGEQQQQTCDSCPKTVTSAGVGLTPLIQETYDTKLKALQDLLTNTKSMTVENLNAASSNSLPITRGVIVALRDERDQDVLARRLASEVAFSEVLEKALVLQRTLLAGSREPNVAINDLALNAVNQQKSSMQEEIDNLRTELDLRQQLANNSPMTIIARSRARTENSRGVLEGDTETDRLNQLQSPSRIQRGIDNE, from the coding sequence ATGAAAATCACTCCTTGGTTGATCGGGGCCCTCTGTAGCCTCTCCAGCGCGACAGCCTGGTGCGCTGACCCTATCAACGCTTCGTCCTCAGGCAGCGTGATCGGGGATGAGGTGCTTTACAGCATCGGAGGCGGCAGCGCGGTCGCTATGGGCAGTGCTGGCAACATGCAGAGCATTCAGGTGGGTGGCGGCTGGAACAACAATCTGGTCTGCGGAAACATGAGCATGACCAACACGCTCGAAAACCAGTTGAACGGGGCTACCGCCGGTTTTCAAAACATCATGTCGACAGTGGTGCAGAACGCTACAGGGGCGGTGGCCTCGCTGCCGGCGTTGATCCTTCAGCGGGCAAATCCGGCGCTGTACAACTTGATCACCAATGGCATCTTGCAGGCCCGCTTGGACTTTGATCGATCCAAATCTACCTGCCGCGCCATTGGCGAGAAGATGGCTGACATCGCAGGCAATCAAATGGGCTGGGGCAAGCTTGCAGAGGGTCAAGCGATGGCCCAGACCATGACGTCCAACACCGATGCGGTCTCGGCCGTCGAGCAAGTCGAGAAGAAAAGCGGCAACGACGGTGTGACATGGGTGGGAGGCAATCGAGCTGGCGGCTCCGGCCAGAAACCGATTCAGATCGTCGGGGATGTAACCAAGGCTGGGTACAACCTGCTGAACAAACGCGCCGCCGACGACACGTCTTCAATCAGCAAAGAAAGCTGCAACAACGGCATGGTCTGCAATGTCTGGTCTTCCCCTCAGGAAACCAGCGCATTTGCCATTCGTGTTCTCGGGGAACAGCAACAACAGACCTGTGACAGCTGCCCTAAAACCGTGACGTCTGCAGGTGTAGGCCTGACACCGCTGATTCAGGAAACCTACGACACCAAGCTCAAAGCCCTTCAAGACTTGCTCACGAACACCAAAAGCATGACGGTGGAGAACCTCAACGCCGCCAGTAGCAATTCATTACCCATCACTCGCGGGGTAATTGTGGCGCTGCGTGATGAACGGGATCAGGACGTGCTGGCTCGCCGACTGGCCTCTGAGGTCGCCTTCTCCGAAGTACTCGAAAAAGCGCTGGTACTGCAGCGAACGCTTTTAGCCGGAAGCCGTGAACCCAACGTCGCGATCAATGATCTGGCGCTGAACGCCGTCAATCAGCAGAAATCGTCTATGCAAGAAGAGATCGACAACCTGCGCACCGAACTCGACCTGCGTCAGCAGCTCGCCAACAACTCACCGATGACGATTATTGCCAGGAGCAGAGCACGAACCGAAAACTCACGGGGCGTGTTAGAGGGTGATACGGAAACGGATCGGCTGAATCAATTGCAGTCACCGTCCAGAATCCAGCGAGGCATTGATAATGAGTGA
- a CDS encoding TIGR03756 family integrating conjugative element protein, producing MSRCLLRPLSLALICSLPFSASASITSATIIASSLSPQCLEYKVVGICYWLLCTTFGCKVKTSTKVRHYVPDAVVSAYSNTGANPWVEMSPLGTPTPLSQAGNDATTNHVAENAALKFKEADVIGHPGGATFSQFASASGYACQGATLTWVPYFLSTLDPIAWRYGIPEAVYPEALIPGRREVGSMAAADLWGNVYPRSGFLQQTNDYKTGAVIAQRAGDITTRTGQVHVYLPMQASARDGYWPAGELIEGDATTGKWQELTPTLSQSCAVFPHSTPQVQAEDGGYAWALWRPYACCQRRGQTFLGSTDF from the coding sequence ATGAGCCGCTGCCTGCTCCGCCCGCTATCGCTGGCTCTGATCTGTAGCCTGCCCTTCAGCGCCTCTGCATCGATCACTTCAGCAACGATCATTGCCTCGTCGCTGTCGCCTCAATGCCTGGAATACAAGGTGGTTGGCATTTGCTATTGGCTGCTATGCACGACGTTCGGTTGCAAGGTGAAGACGTCGACCAAGGTGCGGCATTACGTGCCGGATGCGGTGGTGTCGGCGTATTCCAATACCGGGGCTAACCCCTGGGTTGAGATGTCGCCTTTGGGGACGCCAACGCCGTTGTCTCAGGCGGGCAATGACGCTACGACCAATCATGTTGCCGAGAACGCGGCGCTCAAGTTCAAAGAAGCGGATGTGATCGGGCATCCGGGTGGAGCTACGTTCAGCCAGTTTGCCAGCGCTTCCGGTTATGCCTGTCAGGGCGCAACGTTGACCTGGGTGCCTTATTTTCTGAGCACGCTCGATCCTATTGCCTGGCGGTATGGAATTCCTGAGGCGGTGTATCCAGAAGCGCTGATCCCCGGTCGACGTGAGGTCGGCAGCATGGCCGCCGCGGATCTTTGGGGCAACGTTTACCCCCGCAGTGGGTTTCTGCAGCAAACCAACGATTACAAGACCGGGGCAGTCATCGCGCAACGCGCCGGTGACATCACTACGCGGACCGGGCAAGTCCATGTCTATTTGCCCATGCAAGCTTCTGCGCGCGACGGTTATTGGCCTGCAGGTGAGCTTATAGAGGGCGATGCCACTACCGGCAAATGGCAGGAGCTGACGCCGACGCTCAGCCAATCGTGTGCCGTATTCCCGCATTCAACACCACAGGTTCAGGCCGAGGACGGTGGTTACGCCTGGGCGCTGTGGCGTCCATACGCCTGCTGCCAACGTCGTGGCCAGACCTTCCTGGGGAGCACGGACTTTTAA
- a CDS encoding TIGR03757 family integrating conjugative element protein has product MPTRQALTRIPLNVVLPLAFISITTFTQAQTWVITDQSHPITSPGPARIILLDQQQHLESELSRTLPSDPHQAAAIIQSRLNTASGRRLQTDLAKAQQDLTGAWSLGITMIPAVVVDRRYVVYGEPDVAKALVLINNAKGQPQ; this is encoded by the coding sequence ATGCCCACCCGCCAAGCCCTCACCCGCATACCGCTTAATGTGGTGCTGCCACTCGCCTTTATATCCATAACCACATTCACCCAAGCCCAAACCTGGGTCATCACCGACCAATCACACCCCATCACCTCCCCCGGCCCAGCCCGAATCATTCTTTTAGACCAGCAACAACACCTCGAATCCGAGCTATCCCGCACTCTCCCCTCAGACCCACACCAAGCCGCCGCGATCATCCAAAGCCGCCTCAACACTGCCTCTGGCAGACGCTTACAAACCGATCTCGCCAAAGCTCAACAAGACCTTACCGGTGCTTGGAGCCTCGGTATCACCATGATCCCTGCGGTCGTTGTTGATCGCCGCTACGTCGTCTACGGCGAGCCGGATGTAGCCAAAGCCTTGGTCCTCATCAACAACGCTAAAGGCCAACCGCAATGA